In the genome of Triticum urartu cultivar G1812 chromosome 5, Tu2.1, whole genome shotgun sequence, one region contains:
- the LOC125510252 gene encoding pentatricopeptide repeat-containing protein At1g20300, mitochondrial yields the protein MALLLKRNRHLSTTSRLLLRRLCATDPTTEPAPASPPPPAPDSPLPMTPAEAKLLDSLHAAILDHSRAHPSTALPASPPFEPLPAFSSTLAGLLPSPPAPHLALQLLGRLLALRRGVPFPEALTFFHHVLPSLPADSLPALYAAMIDLLAKHHHFPLARHLLDEMRERSIPVSPQVILAIIRRYVRAGMSAEASELFRRMEEYGAGVPDPAVLASLLGALSKKRLASEAQALFDSYKSVFPPDVVLYTTLVHAWCRAGCLDKAERVFAEMQEAGIMPNVYTYTSVIDAMYRAGQVPRAQELLCQMIDTGCPPNTATFNAIMRSHVKAGRSEQVLQVHNQMRQLGCDPDIITYNFLMETHCGKGQSNLDAAMKVLAKMIAKGCIPDCHTFNPMLKLVLGTGNVEAARKLYERMQELQCKPNVVTYNLLMKLFNKEKSMDMVLRIKKDMDAQGVEPNVNTYGALIESFCGRGNWRRAHATLREMVEEKSLKPTKPVYDMVLMLLRKAGQLRKHEELVESMADRGFIKRPSEDALWKAVAAS from the coding sequence atggcTCTCCTCCTCAAGCGCAATCGCCACCTCTCCACCACTtcgcgcctcctcctccgccgcctaTGCGCCACCGATCCCACCACAGAGCCGGCGCCCGCCTCGCCTCCGCCACCGGCTCCCGACTCGCCTCTGCCCATGACGCCCGCGGAAGCCAAGCTCCTGGACTCGCTCCACGCGGCGATCCTCGACCACAGCCGCGCCCACCCGTCGACGGCGCTCCCCGCCTCGCCGCCATTCGAGCCCCTACCCGCGTTCTCTTCCAccctcgccggcctcctcccttcCCCGCCCGCGCCGCACCTCGCGCTCCAGCTCCTCGGCCGCCTCCTCGCGCTCCGCCGCGGCGTCCCGTTCCCGGAGGCCCTCACGTTCTTCCACCACGTCCTCCCGTCGCTTCCCGCGGACTCGCTCCCCGCGCTCTACGCCGCTATGATCGACCTGCTCGCGAAGCACCACCACTTCCCGCTCGCCCGGCACCTGCTCGACGAAATGCGCGAGCGCTCCATCCCCGTCTCGCCGCAGGTCATCCTCGCCATAATCCGCCGGTACGTCCGGGCGGGGATGTCTGCCGAGGCCTCCGAGCTGTTCCGTCGCATGGAGGAGTATGGCGCCGGGGTCCCCGACCCTGCGGTGCTCGCGTCTCTCCTTGGCGCGCTGTCCAAGAAGCGCCTCGCCAGTGAGGCCCAGGCGCTGTTCGACAGCTACAAGTCGGTATTTCCGCCTGATGTCGTGCTCTACACGACCCTGGTGCATGCCTGGTGTCGGGCCGGGTGTCTCGACAAGGCAGAGCGGGTGTTCGCTGAGATGCAGGAGGCGGGGATCATGCCGAACGTGTACACCTACACTTCTGTGATTGATGCCATGTACCGCGCGGGGCAGGTTCCCCGTGCGCAGGAGCTCCTCTGCCAAATGATTGACACCGGGTGTCCGCCGAACACGGCAACCTTCAATGCCATCATGCGGTCTCATGTCAAGGCCGGGCGTTCTGAGCAGGTGCTGCAGGTGCACAACCAGATGCGGCAGCTTGGTTGTGATCCGGACATTATCACATACAATTTCTTGATGGAAACACATTGCGGGAAGGGGCAGAGCAACCTTGACGCAGCGATGAAAGTGCTCGCCAAGATGATTGCCAAGGGGTGTATTCCTGACTGCCACACGTTCAATCCCATGCTGAAGTTGGTCCTGGGGACCGGCAATGTAGAAGCTGCACGGAAGCTATACGAACGGATGCAGGAGCTGCAGTGTAAGCCGAATGTGGTGACTTATAATTTGCTTATGAAGTTGTTCAATAAGGAGAAGTCGATGGACATGGTGCTGAGGATAAAGAAGGACATGGATGCACAAGGTGTGGAGCCAAACGTGAACACCTACGGAGCTCTAATCGAGTCATTCTGTGGGAGGGGAAACTGGAGGCGCGCTCATGCGACGCTGAGGGAAATGGTCGAGGAGAAATCCCTGAAACCCACGAAGCCGGTGTATGATATGGTGCTGATGCTGCTGAGGAAGGCCGGACAGCTCAGGAAGCACGAAGAGCTTGTGGAATCAATGGCTGACCGGGGCTTCATCAAGCGCCCATCAGAGGATGCCTTGTGGAAGGCAGTAGCTGCTTCGTAA
- the LOC125510251 gene encoding tetratricopeptide repeat protein 1, with protein MVVIELEPEHEGEETTRPSSPPEFVEAPDPRRAEVDEEAFEDALTDEQLREKARSQANDAKAEGNKHFAAGQYEDALSQYEIALQIAAELESSEDISSACHSNRAVCFLKLGKYDETIKECTKALELNPSYLKALLRRGEAHEKLENYDDAIADMKKIIELDPSNQQAKKSLFRLEPLAAEKKEKMKEEMIAKLKDLGNSVLGRFGMSVDNFKAVKDPNTGSYSVSFQK; from the exons ATGGTGGTGATCGAGCTCGAGCCGGAGCACGAGGGCGAGGAGACGACACGCCCCTCCTCGCCGCCGGAGTTCGTGGAAGCCCCGGACCCGAGGAGGGCGGAGGTGGACGAGGAGGCCTTCGAGGACGCGCTCACCGACGAGCAGCTGCGGGAG AAAGCTAGAAGCCAAGCAAACGATGCAAAAGCAGAAGGAAACAAGCATTTTGCAGCTGGACAGTACGAGGATGCATTATCACAATATGAAATTGCACTGCAAATTGCTGCTGAACTGGAATCTTCTGAAGACATATCCTCTGCATGCCATTCAAATCGTGCTGTATGTTTCTTGAAATTG GGGAAATATGATGAAACAATTAAGGAGTGCACCAAAGCGCTTGAGCTGAATCCTTCATATTTGAAAGCTCTGCTTCGGAGGGGAGAAGCACATGAAAAGCTTGAAAACTATGATGACGCTATTGCTG ATATGAAAAAAATCATTGAGCTAGATCCTTCAAATCAACAGGCTAAGAAATCATTGTTCCGACTTGAGCCACTGGCAGCAGAGAAAAAGGAAAAGATGAAGGAGGAAATGATTG CAAAGCTGAAAGATCTGGGCAACTCGGTGCTGGGGCGGTTTGGGATGAGCGTGGACAATTTCAAAGCTGTCAAGGATCCAAACACTGGCTCGTACTCCGTTTCTTTCCAGAAGTAG
- the LOC125510250 gene encoding serine/threonine protein phosphatase 2A 57 kDa regulatory subunit B' alpha isoform-like — translation MGAEVEVVATVPPPRKKRTSTTLLHLLQLDNPDGVFVFAAAAAAAGNKLPPPEPEPEAESLIDKIASCCRVFTFADDDDAAERDAKLERLEEVLAAVRSSGKNQPPGLDHLVMVALVKMLAANLFRTMPPPACCLSVLAEAADEEAPSASLLPSWPHLQAVYDVLLAVIAAADAKALRNHVDRPFLTSLLALFASEDPRERDRLKTAYHQLYAKLTPERAFMRRSMSAALLASVHECGGGVAELLEICGSIINGFAVPLKEEHRGFLLRVLLPLHRARWLHAYHRQLVYCVLQFVHKEPGLAGAVVEGILRRWPVTNCQKEVLLIDELEEIVDALDQRQFDALAAPICSRIARCATSCSSQVAERALYVWNNERFLEMASAGGAMGRILPPFVASVEDNLERHWSKCVQQVTASVKALLLQVAPDLYDRCAADLAASRDEADARAAARDARWRRLEAAADANGLSGS, via the exons ATGGGCGCCGAGGTGGAGGTCGTCGCCACGGTGCCGCCGCCGAGGAAGAAGAGGACGTCCACCACGCTGCTGCACCTGCTCCAGCTCGACAACCCCGACGGCGTCTTCGTGTTTGccgcggcggccgcggcggctGGCAACAAgctgccgccgccggagccgGAGCCCGAGGCCGAGAGCCTCATCGACAAGATCGCCTCCTGCTGCCGGGTCTTCACGTTTGcggacgacgacgacgccgcCGAGCGGGACGCCAAGCTGGAGCGGCTCGAGGAGGTGCTCGCCGCCGTGCGCTCCAGCGGCAAGAACCAGCCGCCCGGGCTGGACCACCTCGTCATGGTCGCGCTGGTCAAGATGCTCGCCGCCAACCTGTTCCGCACGATGCCGCCGCCGGCGTGCTGCCTGTCGGTGCTCGCCGAGGCGGCGGACGAGGAGGCCCCCTCGGCGTCGCTGCTCCCGTCGTGGCCGCACCTCCAGGCGGTCTACGACGTGCTCCTCGCCGTCATCGCCGCGGCCGACGCCAAGGCCCTCCGCAACCACGTCGACCGCCCCTTCCTCACGTCGCTCCTGGCGCTCTTCGCCTCCGAGGACCCCCGCGAGCGCGACCGGCTCAAGACCGCGTACCACCAGCTCTACGCCAAGCTGACCCCGGAGCGCGCCTTCATGCGCCGCTCCATGTCGGCGGCCCTCCTGGCGTCCGTCCACGAGTGCGGCGGCGGTGTGGCGGAGCTGCTGGAGATCTGCGGCAGCATCATCAACGGCTTCGCGGTGCCGCTCAAGGAGGAGCACCGCGGGTTCCTGCTCCGGGTGCTGCTGCCGCTGCACCGCGCGCGGTGGCTCCACGCCTACCACCGCCAGCTCGTCTACTGCGTGCTGCAGTTCGTGCACAAGGAGCCGGGGCTGGCCGGCGCCGTGGTGGAGGGCATCCTCCGGCGGTGGCCCGTGACCAACTGCCAGAAGGAGGTGCTGCTCATCGACGAGCTGGAGGAGATCGTGGACGCCCTGGACCAGCGCCAGTTCGACGCCCTCGCCGCGCCCATCTGCTCCCGGATCGCCCGCTGCGCCACCAGCTGCAGCTCCCAG GTGGCGGAGCGGGCGCTGTACGTGTGGAACAACGAGCGGTTCCTGGAGATGGCGTCGGCCGGCGGCGCCATGGGCCGCATCCTGCCGCCCTTCGTGGCCAGCGTGGAGGACAACCTGGAGCGGCACTGGAGCAAGTGCGTGCAGCAGGTCACCGCCAGCGTCAAGGCGCTGCTCCTGCAGGTGGCGCCCGACCTCTACGACCGCTGCGCCGCCGACCTCGCCGCCAGCCGGGACGAGGCGGACGCCCGGGCCGCCGCGCGCGACGCACGGTGGCGGAGGCTCGAGGCGGCCGCCGACGCCAATGGCCTGAGCGGTAGCTAA